The proteins below are encoded in one region of Phoenix dactylifera cultivar Barhee BC4 unplaced genomic scaffold, palm_55x_up_171113_PBpolish2nd_filt_p 000493F, whole genome shotgun sequence:
- the LOC120106229 gene encoding growth-regulating factor 5-like — translation MDPEPWECRRTDGKKWRCSRNAAPDQKYCERHMHRGRPRSRKPVEVSNTKPTSTNAPPTTAVPTNSPTIVTTTTTTASLSRPLPSQSSGLFLKDELKIPFQSLEPNEEQRCLDWMKGNNEEMESSLQWELMHSKIGVDAWHHSCSPAL, via the exons ATGGATCCGGAGCCATGGGAGTGCCGGAGGACGGACGGGAAGAAGTGGAGGTGCTCGAGGAATGCGGCGCCGGACCAGAAGTACTGCGAGCGCCACATGCACAGGGGTCGCCCTCGTTCAAGAAAGCCTGTGGAAGTTAGCAATACCAAACCCACCTCCACCAACGCTCCTCCAACCACGGCAGTCCCGACCAACTCGCCAACCATCGTCACCACGACCACCACCACCGCAAGCCTTTCTAGGCCGCTTCCATCTCAATCCTCTGGCCTCTTCCTCAAGGATGAGCTTAAGATTCCATTCCAATCCTTGGAACCAAACGAGGAACAACG GTGCCTGGATTGGATGAAAGGGAATAATGAGGAGATGGAATCAAGCTTGCAGTGGGAGCTGATGCATTCGAAGATTGGGGTTGACGCATGGCACCATTCCTGTTCTCCAGCATTATGA